One stretch of Amycolatopsis sp. NBC_00345 DNA includes these proteins:
- a CDS encoding effector-associated constant component EACC1: MTAGIAAITVGGSGDELQQLASWLRTEDELRDRVRLAERPVAADGDAVVVLVSSRSVATLCRSLFGWVRRRRGDQQVWLKVKRSGAVEELDLDCGTGSDADAVLASVRGFLDQP, encoded by the coding sequence GTGACGGCTGGGATCGCCGCGATCACCGTGGGCGGATCAGGGGACGAGCTGCAACAGCTGGCGTCCTGGTTGCGCACCGAGGACGAGCTGAGAGATCGGGTACGGCTGGCCGAACGGCCCGTCGCGGCCGACGGCGACGCCGTGGTGGTGCTGGTGAGCAGCCGCTCCGTGGCGACGCTGTGCCGGTCCCTGTTCGGCTGGGTGCGCAGGCGGCGCGGGGACCAGCAGGTCTGGCTCAAGGTGAAACGCTCCGGCGCCGTCGAGGAGCTCGACCTCGACTGCGGCACCGGCAGCGACGCCGACGCGGTGCTCGCCAGCGTTCGCGGGTTTCTCGACCAGCCGTAG
- the pknB gene encoding Stk1 family PASTA domain-containing Ser/Thr kinase, with the protein MSTPRLLSNRYELGDTLGYGGMSEVHHGHDVRLGREVAIKVLRADLARDPQFQERFRREAQNAAALNHPAIVAVYDTGEASTDVGALPYIVMEFVEGRTLRDIVKTEGPMSQKRAMEVMADVCAALDFSHRHGIVHRDVKPANVMITKNGAVKVMDFGIARAMHDGQSAMTQTAAVIGTAQYLSPEQARGEAVDARSDVYAAGCVLYELITGEPPFTGDSPVAVAYQHVREDPNPPSSVNPAVTPELDAVVLKALAKGPANRYQSAAEMRSDLVRTLSGQRPSAPMVMSEDERTQVMNTDRRQPQRYEEYADDPDEDPRAKRRRRIIFGVVAAVLLVGVVLLILWLNDAFKDTNKTATIPPVLHQTVLAAKSSLTDQGFQTYGPQTQVPCGLPAQPGQLSCTDDQVGQVLAIDPAVGASVSTSTPIKLTVGVSPGSTPVPDLKGLSKADAEQKLKDSGLTLGDTNTQPVTDPNDVDKVVLQTPTANSSAPKGSSVSITIGTQQAQKQVPNVVGQTYDSARTQLQNAGFKVTRTDQDSTQPKDQVIGQQPNGGNLPANSTVALTVSRGVQQLKMPDLKGQTEDQATQTLQGLGWHGTVQTQTVNSGSGDPNTVVKTNPTAGSTIAADQSVVLSIKADNGGSSPSTTPLIPTGNGSPPGWPPGRP; encoded by the coding sequence ATGAGCACACCCAGACTGCTCTCCAATAGGTACGAGCTGGGCGACACGCTCGGCTACGGAGGTATGTCCGAGGTCCATCACGGACACGACGTGCGTCTGGGCCGGGAAGTGGCGATCAAGGTCCTACGCGCGGACCTGGCTCGCGACCCGCAGTTCCAGGAGCGGTTCCGTCGTGAGGCGCAGAACGCGGCCGCGCTGAACCACCCGGCGATCGTCGCCGTCTACGACACGGGCGAGGCGAGCACCGACGTCGGGGCGCTGCCCTACATCGTGATGGAGTTCGTCGAAGGCCGGACGCTGCGCGACATCGTCAAGACCGAGGGCCCGATGTCGCAGAAGCGGGCGATGGAGGTCATGGCCGACGTCTGCGCCGCGCTGGACTTCTCCCATCGCCACGGCATCGTCCACCGCGACGTCAAGCCGGCGAACGTGATGATCACGAAGAACGGCGCCGTCAAGGTGATGGACTTCGGCATCGCGCGCGCCATGCACGACGGCCAGTCGGCCATGACGCAGACCGCGGCCGTGATCGGCACCGCGCAGTACCTCTCCCCGGAACAGGCGCGCGGCGAAGCGGTGGACGCCCGTTCGGACGTCTACGCGGCCGGCTGCGTGCTGTACGAGCTGATCACCGGCGAGCCGCCGTTCACGGGCGACTCCCCGGTCGCGGTGGCATACCAGCACGTGCGGGAGGACCCGAACCCGCCGTCGTCGGTCAACCCGGCGGTGACGCCCGAGCTGGACGCGGTGGTGCTGAAGGCACTGGCCAAGGGCCCGGCCAACCGGTACCAGTCGGCCGCCGAGATGCGCTCCGACCTCGTGCGCACGCTCTCGGGCCAGCGCCCGTCGGCGCCGATGGTGATGTCCGAGGACGAGCGCACCCAGGTGATGAACACCGACCGGCGCCAGCCCCAGCGTTACGAGGAGTACGCCGACGATCCGGACGAGGACCCGCGCGCCAAGCGCCGTCGCCGCATCATCTTCGGCGTGGTCGCGGCGGTGCTCCTGGTGGGCGTGGTGCTGCTGATCCTGTGGCTGAACGATGCCTTCAAGGACACCAACAAGACCGCCACCATCCCCCCGGTGCTGCACCAGACGGTGCTCGCGGCGAAGAGCTCGCTGACCGACCAGGGCTTCCAGACGTACGGCCCGCAGACCCAGGTCCCCTGCGGGCTCCCGGCGCAGCCCGGCCAGCTGAGCTGCACCGACGACCAGGTCGGCCAGGTCCTCGCGATCGACCCGGCGGTCGGCGCGAGCGTGTCGACCAGCACGCCGATCAAGCTGACGGTCGGCGTCAGCCCCGGGTCCACGCCGGTGCCCGACCTGAAGGGCCTGTCCAAGGCGGACGCCGAGCAGAAGCTCAAGGACAGCGGCCTCACGCTGGGGGACACCAACACCCAGCCCGTCACCGACCCGAACGACGTCGACAAGGTCGTGCTGCAGACGCCGACCGCGAACTCCTCGGCTCCGAAGGGCAGCTCGGTGTCGATCACGATCGGCACGCAGCAGGCCCAGAAGCAGGTGCCGAACGTGGTCGGCCAGACCTACGACTCGGCCAGGACCCAGCTCCAGAACGCCGGTTTCAAGGTCACCAGGACGGACCAGGATTCGACCCAGCCGAAGGACCAGGTCATCGGCCAGCAGCCCAATGGCGGCAACCTGCCGGCGAACAGCACGGTCGCCCTCACCGTGTCCAGGGGCGTGCAGCAGCTCAAGATGCCGGACCTGAAGGGCCAGACCGAGGACCAGGCCACCCAGACCCTGCAGGGCCTTGGCTGGCACGGCACCGTCCAGACCCAGACGGTCAACTCCGGCAGCGGCGACCCGAACACGGTGGTGAAGACGAACCCGACGGCCGGCTCGACCATCGCGGCCGACCAGTCCGTCGTGCTGTCCATCAAGGCCGACAACGGCGGCAGCAGCCCTTCGACCACGCCGCTGATCCCGACCGGCAACGGCAGCCCGCCGGGATGGCCGCCGGGCCGTCCGTAA
- a CDS encoding protein kinase domain-containing protein has translation MLSSGQLLAERYKLTNRIAVGGMGEVWQASDTRLDRVVAVKVLKAELSGDAEFLHRFRTEARMTASLNHSGIAAVHDYGETVDEDLSIAYLVMEFVEGDPLAGILAKHGRLSADYTLDLLEQAGNALQAAHEQGLVHRDVKPGNILVTPAGQVKITDFGVAKAADAAPVTRSGMVMGTAHYIAPEQALGHDAEPASDVYSLAVCGYECLSGHRPFLSENAVTVAMMHIRDLAPPLPPDVPPGTRALIEATLVKDPRQRYASGGEFANAVAAVRGGRPLPTPVGLVNAAYAAGQVLPGLPPHAAPGSGPNPVNLAAPMTPIGPGSHPALPPLTPGAPPQQQHVPRRRSQWGWWVLLAVLVIAVLAAGAFFIARVVSRGNGQSAGSVDTSEPSPGRPAPAALQPTGGPAGSTTVGAGPGEKQSQQGIMTTPWTEWNGTQR, from the coding sequence ATGCTGTCCTCGGGTCAGCTGCTGGCCGAGCGCTACAAGCTGACGAACCGGATCGCCGTCGGCGGGATGGGCGAGGTCTGGCAGGCCAGCGACACCCGGCTCGACCGGGTCGTCGCGGTGAAGGTGCTGAAGGCCGAGCTCTCCGGCGACGCCGAGTTCCTGCACCGTTTCCGCACCGAAGCACGGATGACGGCATCGCTCAACCACTCCGGTATCGCCGCGGTGCACGACTACGGCGAGACGGTCGACGAAGACCTCTCCATCGCGTACCTGGTGATGGAGTTCGTGGAGGGCGACCCGCTCGCGGGCATTCTGGCCAAGCACGGCCGCCTCTCCGCCGACTACACCCTCGACCTCCTCGAGCAGGCCGGTAACGCGCTGCAGGCCGCGCACGAACAAGGCTTGGTGCACCGCGATGTCAAGCCGGGCAACATCCTGGTCACCCCGGCCGGGCAGGTGAAGATCACCGACTTCGGCGTGGCCAAGGCGGCCGACGCCGCACCCGTCACGCGGTCGGGCATGGTGATGGGCACCGCCCACTACATCGCCCCGGAGCAGGCGCTCGGCCACGACGCCGAGCCGGCCAGCGACGTCTACTCCCTCGCCGTGTGCGGGTACGAATGCCTTTCCGGGCACCGGCCGTTCCTGTCCGAGAACGCCGTGACCGTCGCGATGATGCACATCCGCGACCTCGCGCCGCCGCTGCCGCCGGACGTCCCGCCGGGCACGCGCGCGCTGATCGAGGCGACCCTGGTGAAGGACCCGAGGCAGCGGTACGCCAGTGGCGGCGAGTTCGCGAACGCGGTCGCCGCCGTCCGTGGCGGGCGCCCCCTGCCGACGCCGGTGGGGCTGGTGAACGCCGCGTACGCGGCCGGCCAGGTGCTGCCGGGCCTGCCGCCGCACGCCGCGCCGGGATCCGGGCCGAACCCCGTGAACCTCGCGGCCCCCATGACACCCATCGGTCCTGGTTCCCACCCCGCGCTCCCGCCACTGACGCCGGGCGCGCCGCCGCAACAGCAGCACGTGCCGCGGCGGCGGAGTCAGTGGGGCTGGTGGGTTCTGCTCGCGGTGCTGGTCATCGCGGTGCTGGCGGCCGGGGCCTTCTTCATCGCGAGAGTGGTGAGCCGGGGCAACGGTCAGTCGGCGGGAAGCGTGGACACGAGTGAACCGTCGCCAGGCAGACCGGCGCCGGCCGCGCTTCAGCCGACCGGCGGTCCCGCGGGATCGACCACAGTCGGCGCGGGGCCGGGCGAGAAGCAGAGCCAACAAGGCATCATGACCACACCTTGGACGGAATGGAACGGCACACAGAGATGA
- a CDS encoding peptidoglycan D,D-transpeptidase FtsI family protein, protein MNTPLRKVGMAMLVMIVLLLANDTYIQVVKADDYRTDSRNQRVLYDEYSRQRGQIVAPDGTVLAGVQASNDKFKFTRTYTDGPMYAPVTGFYSINYGAGGLERTEDDVLNGSDPRLFVRRLSDMITGRDPRGGNVKLTIDPKVQKAAYDLMTQHNYTGAVVAMEPKTGRILAMVSTPSYDPNKLAVHTQDQTTAYEQYSKDPKNPMLNRAISETYPPGSTFKLVTGSAALADGIGPDTPVSNAPNVTLPGTSTTLENYGGETCPGNTFKAALAHSCNVPFATFAGQLGADKMKATAANFGIGQTGLTVPMKVATSTVGALDSQGALYQSGIGQRDVRITPLQDCILSATVANGGMAMKPQLVQSILAPDLSTIEDTDPEELTGTPALTAANAKIMTDMMIDSESFTAGGGKDPALKIASKTGTAEHGTDSKNTPPHAWYTAFAPSDNPQIAVSVIVESGGNRGLAATGGSVAAEIGRAAIAAHLGGG, encoded by the coding sequence GTGAACACGCCGCTGCGCAAGGTCGGCATGGCGATGCTCGTGATGATCGTCCTGCTCCTGGCCAACGACACCTACATCCAGGTGGTCAAGGCGGACGACTACCGCACCGACTCCCGCAACCAGCGCGTGCTCTACGACGAGTACTCGCGCCAGCGCGGCCAGATCGTGGCGCCGGACGGCACCGTGCTCGCCGGTGTGCAGGCCTCGAACGACAAGTTCAAGTTCACCCGCACCTACACCGACGGCCCGATGTACGCGCCGGTCACCGGGTTCTACTCGATCAACTACGGCGCGGGCGGCCTGGAGCGCACCGAGGACGACGTGCTCAACGGCTCCGACCCGCGGCTGTTCGTGCGCCGGCTGTCCGACATGATCACCGGCCGCGACCCGCGCGGCGGCAACGTGAAGCTGACCATCGACCCGAAGGTGCAGAAGGCCGCCTACGACCTGATGACGCAGCACAACTACACCGGTGCCGTCGTCGCGATGGAGCCGAAGACCGGCCGCATCCTCGCCATGGTGTCCACGCCGTCGTACGACCCGAACAAGCTCGCGGTGCACACGCAGGACCAGACCACGGCGTACGAGCAGTACTCCAAGGACCCCAAGAACCCGATGCTGAACCGGGCGATCTCGGAGACCTACCCGCCGGGGTCGACGTTCAAGCTGGTCACCGGCTCGGCCGCGCTGGCGGACGGGATCGGCCCGGACACCCCGGTGTCCAACGCGCCGAACGTGACGCTGCCCGGCACCAGCACCACGCTGGAGAACTACGGCGGCGAGACCTGCCCCGGCAACACGTTCAAGGCGGCGCTGGCGCACTCGTGCAACGTGCCGTTCGCGACGTTCGCCGGCCAGCTGGGCGCGGACAAGATGAAGGCGACCGCGGCCAACTTCGGCATCGGCCAGACCGGCCTGACCGTGCCGATGAAGGTGGCGACGTCCACCGTCGGCGCGCTCGACTCGCAGGGCGCGCTCTACCAGAGCGGCATCGGCCAGCGCGACGTCCGGATCACCCCGCTGCAGGACTGCATCCTCTCCGCCACCGTGGCCAACGGCGGCATGGCGATGAAGCCGCAGCTCGTGCAGTCGATCCTGGCACCGGACCTGTCCACGATCGAGGACACGGATCCGGAGGAGCTGACCGGCACGCCCGCCCTGACCGCGGCGAACGCCAAGATCATGACCGACATGATGATCGACTCGGAGAGCTTCACCGCCGGCGGCGGCAAGGACCCGGCGCTGAAGATCGCGTCGAAGACCGGCACCGCCGAGCACGGCACCGACTCGAAGAACACCCCGCCGCACGCCTGGTACACCGCGTTCGCGCCGTCGGACAACCCGCAGATCGCCGTCTCCGTCATCGTCGAGAGCGGTGGCAACCGCGGCCTCGCCGCCACCGGTGGCTCCGTCGCCGCCGAAATCGGCCGGGCCGCGATCGCCGCACACCTCGGGGGTGGATAG
- a CDS encoding FtsW/RodA/SpoVE family cell cycle protein, which produces MGQPVADPMSAQFMTNPPRELPTRRGTELLLLAFAVFIVTLALVIVEANQEQELTLSILWLGLSYLAILTVAHLAVRRWAPYADPVLLPCVALLNGIGLVMIHRIDLAQAEKALQAGKPFSPAVSNQVLYTVISLVLFVVVLIVVRDHRTLTRYGYTAGLLGIFALALPALLPASLSEVNGAKVWILLPGLFSIQPGEFAKILLMIFFASFLVSKRDLFMVAGKKFLGVELPRARDLGPILIAAVASVGILVFEKDLGTSLLYFCVILVMLYVATERVIWVVVGLSFFAAGCVIAYNLFTHVQQRVENFLDPLGPRYDAKGGSYQLAQGLFGLGTGGVGGTGLGAGRPDIVPEANSDFITASIGEELGFIGLAAVLMLYLLLAMRGMRSALAVRDTFGKLLGGGLAFTMVMQIFVVVGGVTALIPETGITAPFLSQGGSSLLANYILVALLLRISDAARRPAARPKPQPQPQAPLAEAHTVMVQRPTADGLINGDGSKS; this is translated from the coding sequence ATGGGCCAGCCGGTGGCCGACCCGATGTCCGCCCAGTTCATGACGAACCCGCCGCGGGAACTGCCGACGCGGCGCGGCACCGAGTTGCTGCTGCTGGCCTTCGCCGTTTTCATCGTCACCCTCGCCCTGGTGATCGTGGAGGCCAACCAGGAGCAGGAGCTGACGCTCTCGATCCTGTGGCTCGGGCTCTCCTACCTCGCCATCCTGACCGTCGCGCACCTCGCCGTGCGCCGTTGGGCGCCCTACGCCGACCCGGTGCTGCTGCCGTGCGTCGCGCTGCTGAACGGCATCGGGCTGGTGATGATCCACCGCATCGACCTGGCCCAGGCCGAGAAGGCGCTGCAGGCGGGCAAACCCTTCAGCCCGGCGGTCAGCAACCAGGTGCTGTACACGGTCATCTCGCTGGTGCTGTTCGTGGTCGTGCTGATCGTGGTCAGGGACCACCGCACCCTGACCCGGTACGGCTACACCGCGGGTCTGCTCGGCATCTTCGCGCTGGCGCTGCCCGCGCTGCTGCCCGCCAGTCTCTCCGAGGTCAACGGCGCGAAGGTGTGGATCCTGCTCCCCGGCCTGTTCTCGATCCAGCCCGGTGAGTTCGCGAAGATCCTGCTGATGATCTTCTTCGCCTCGTTCCTGGTGTCGAAACGCGATCTGTTCATGGTGGCGGGCAAGAAGTTCCTCGGGGTGGAGCTGCCGCGCGCGCGTGACCTCGGCCCGATCCTCATCGCGGCGGTGGCCAGCGTCGGCATCCTGGTGTTCGAAAAGGATCTCGGCACCTCGCTGCTGTACTTCTGCGTCATCCTGGTCATGCTCTACGTCGCGACCGAGCGCGTGATCTGGGTCGTGGTCGGCCTGAGCTTCTTCGCGGCGGGCTGTGTGATCGCCTACAACCTCTTCACCCACGTGCAGCAGCGGGTGGAGAACTTCTTGGACCCGCTGGGCCCGCGGTACGACGCCAAGGGCGGCTCGTACCAGCTGGCGCAGGGCTTGTTCGGCCTCGGCACGGGCGGGGTCGGCGGCACCGGGCTCGGCGCCGGCCGCCCGGACATCGTGCCGGAGGCGAACAGCGACTTCATCACCGCGTCGATCGGCGAGGAGCTGGGCTTCATCGGCCTCGCCGCGGTGCTGATGCTGTACTTGCTGCTCGCGATGCGGGGCATGCGCAGCGCGCTGGCCGTGCGGGACACGTTCGGCAAGCTGCTCGGCGGCGGCCTCGCCTTCACCATGGTCATGCAGATCTTCGTGGTCGTCGGCGGCGTCACGGCCCTGATCCCGGAGACCGGCATCACCGCGCCCTTCCTGTCCCAGGGCGGTTCTTCGCTGCTGGCGAACTACATCCTCGTCGCCCTGCTGTTACGGATCTCGGACGCGGCGCGCCGTCCGGCCGCACGCCCGAAACCGCAGCCGCAGCCCCAGGCCCCGCTCGCCGAGGCGCACACCGTGATGGTGCAGCGCCCGACGGCCGACGGCCTCATCAACGGTGACGGGAGCAAGTCGTGA
- a CDS encoding PP2C family protein-serine/threonine phosphatase, translated as MTLVLRYAARSDRGLVRSNNQDSVYAGPRLLALADGMGGHAAGEVASKVVIASLAPLDDDEPGDDLLAQLREAVSNGNGAIAELVSQDPDLDGMGTTLTAVLFAGTRLGVVHVGDSRAYLLRGGQFAQITRDDSFVNELLEQGRITPEEAAVHPQRSLLLKALTGHEVEPSLTVREARAGDRYLICSDGLSGMVSDETMAEAVQIKDPQDCADRMIELALKGGGTDNVTVIIADVVDVDFGDDAPIVGGAAGDGSDERHQGDSPAARARALTQPPPPQRTEPQQLEEDPKAKRRKRFRWLVGVVVVLVVLAAAAIATRYFVLSQYYVGEGQDEEVVIYRGVPGSILGIQLHTFEQGSCPPGQLCTDKLRVPALQEDARIAVRNGVKRESLDDARKYIDDFLRLNKQLTDCKPVTPGGSTSGVPTAPGGPPSPSTSASAPAGSTSASANQPAGRDCSTSSTAPTGGGN; from the coding sequence ATGACTCTCGTCCTCCGCTACGCAGCCCGCAGCGACCGTGGCCTGGTTCGTTCGAACAACCAGGACTCCGTGTACGCCGGCCCCCGCCTGCTCGCGCTCGCCGATGGAATGGGCGGCCACGCGGCCGGTGAGGTGGCCAGCAAGGTCGTCATCGCCTCGCTCGCCCCCCTCGACGACGACGAGCCGGGCGACGACCTGCTCGCCCAGCTCCGGGAGGCGGTGTCGAACGGCAATGGCGCCATCGCCGAACTCGTCTCCCAGGACCCAGACCTGGACGGCATGGGCACCACGCTCACCGCCGTCCTGTTCGCCGGCACCCGCCTCGGGGTGGTGCACGTCGGCGACTCCCGCGCTTATCTGCTGCGCGGGGGGCAATTCGCGCAGATAACCCGTGACGACAGCTTCGTGAACGAGCTGCTGGAACAGGGCCGCATCACGCCAGAAGAGGCGGCGGTGCACCCCCAGCGGTCGCTGCTGCTCAAGGCGCTGACCGGCCACGAGGTGGAACCGAGCCTGACCGTGCGCGAGGCGCGCGCCGGTGACCGGTACCTCATCTGCTCCGACGGCCTGTCCGGCATGGTCTCCGACGAGACCATGGCCGAGGCCGTGCAGATCAAGGACCCGCAGGACTGCGCGGACCGGATGATCGAGCTCGCGCTCAAAGGCGGTGGCACGGACAACGTCACCGTGATCATCGCCGACGTGGTCGACGTCGACTTCGGCGACGACGCCCCGATCGTGGGCGGCGCCGCGGGCGACGGCAGCGACGAGCGGCACCAGGGCGACTCGCCCGCCGCACGCGCACGGGCGCTGACCCAGCCGCCCCCGCCGCAGCGGACCGAGCCGCAGCAGCTCGAAGAGGACCCGAAGGCCAAGCGCCGCAAGCGGTTCCGCTGGCTGGTCGGCGTGGTCGTGGTGCTGGTCGTGCTGGCCGCGGCCGCGATCGCGACCCGGTACTTCGTGCTGAGCCAGTACTACGTCGGCGAAGGACAGGACGAGGAGGTCGTGATCTACCGCGGCGTCCCCGGCAGCATCCTCGGCATCCAGCTGCACACGTTCGAGCAGGGCTCGTGCCCGCCGGGCCAGCTGTGCACGGACAAGCTGCGCGTCCCGGCCCTGCAGGAGGACGCGCGCATCGCGGTGCGCAACGGCGTCAAGCGCGAGAGCCTGGACGACGCGCGCAAGTACATCGACGACTTCCTGCGCCTGAACAAACAGCTGACCGACTGCAAGCCGGTCACGCCGGGCGGCTCGACCTCGGGGGTGCCGACGGCACCCGGCGGCCCGCCCTCGCCGAGCACCTCCGCGTCGGCCCCGGCCGGCAGCACGTCGGCGTCGGCGAACCAGCCTGCGGGGAGGGACTGCTCGACGTCGAGTACGGCGCCGACAGGGGGCGGTAACTGA
- a CDS encoding FHA domain-containing protein FhaB/FipA, with protein sequence MPELVVQLTRVGFLVLLWLFVFAALRVVRSDLYAASGLRVQVPTFRRNKEKKPRGSKAPQQLLVTHGALTGTRIALDGRPILIGRADDSTLVLDDDYASTRHARIALRGEDWYVEDLGSTNGTYLDRAKVTAPLRVPLGVPIRIGKTVIELRP encoded by the coding sequence GTGCCAGAGCTGGTCGTTCAACTCACCAGAGTGGGCTTTCTCGTGCTGCTCTGGCTCTTCGTGTTCGCCGCACTGCGGGTCGTCCGCTCGGACCTGTACGCCGCTTCGGGCCTGCGGGTCCAGGTGCCGACTTTTCGCCGCAACAAAGAGAAGAAGCCGCGGGGCAGCAAGGCCCCGCAACAGCTGCTCGTGACCCACGGCGCGCTGACCGGCACCCGCATCGCGCTCGACGGGCGGCCGATCCTGATCGGCCGTGCTGACGACTCGACGCTGGTGCTCGACGACGACTACGCGTCGACCCGGCATGCCCGGATCGCCCTGCGCGGTGAGGATTGGTACGTGGAAGATCTGGGCTCGACGAACGGGACCTACCTCGACCGGGCTAAGGTCACTGCACCCCTCCGGGTCCCGCTCGGAGTCCCCATCCGGATCGGCAAGACGGTGATCGAGCTTCGCCCATGA
- a CDS encoding DUF3662 and FHA domain-containing protein, translating into MGRVERFDRRLENLVGNTFARMFGGNVVTQEVAVALEREGEENVRELAGGRQLAPNHYIVSLGQADHERMAGDEQRVTGVLAKAVAEHLAEHGWDTYGDVVVSLERNEALHTGQFKTRSSVDPDARASGAGGSSRSARPSNAGDPAMSQPPGYGQHDQGDPYGQQGQYGYGQQGGQQPGYDQGYGQQGGYDQQGYGQQQPGYDQYGQPQTGGQQQPGYDQGYGQQPQQGGYDQGYGQQQPGYDQQGYGQQPQGGGYDQQGYGQPQQGGYDQQGYGQQQPGYDQYGQPQQGGYDQYGQQAAYGQPAADPYAQQGGYGQPGAPAAGRALAASLQLDDGSNRTYSLKQGGNVVGRGQDADFRLPDTGVSRRHLEITWDGQSATLADIGSTNGTTVNGTPVQTWQLADGDVIRVGHSSLVFRTQG; encoded by the coding sequence GTGGGTCGCGTAGAGCGCTTCGACAGGCGACTCGAGAACCTCGTGGGGAATACCTTCGCGCGCATGTTCGGTGGCAACGTCGTCACGCAGGAAGTGGCGGTCGCGCTCGAGAGAGAAGGCGAGGAGAACGTTCGTGAGCTGGCAGGCGGTCGGCAGCTCGCCCCGAATCACTACATCGTGTCCTTGGGGCAAGCTGACCATGAACGCATGGCCGGAGACGAGCAGCGGGTCACCGGGGTTCTCGCGAAAGCCGTGGCGGAACACCTCGCCGAGCACGGCTGGGACACCTATGGTGACGTCGTCGTATCACTTGAGCGCAACGAGGCGCTGCATACTGGACAGTTCAAGACCCGTTCGTCCGTCGATCCCGACGCCCGCGCGAGTGGGGCCGGTGGCTCGTCACGGTCGGCACGACCCAGCAACGCAGGAGACCCAGCAATGAGCCAGCCCCCCGGCTACGGCCAACACGACCAGGGTGACCCGTACGGCCAGCAGGGCCAGTACGGCTACGGACAGCAGGGTGGCCAGCAGCCCGGGTACGACCAGGGTTACGGCCAGCAGGGCGGCTATGACCAGCAGGGTTACGGCCAGCAGCAGCCCGGCTATGACCAGTACGGCCAGCCCCAGACGGGCGGTCAGCAGCAGCCCGGTTACGACCAGGGTTACGGCCAGCAGCCCCAGCAGGGCGGCTACGACCAGGGCTATGGCCAGCAGCAGCCCGGCTACGACCAGCAAGGTTACGGCCAGCAGCCCCAGGGCGGCGGCTACGACCAGCAGGGTTACGGCCAGCCCCAGCAGGGCGGTTATGACCAGCAGGGTTACGGCCAGCAGCAGCCCGGTTACGACCAGTACGGCCAGCCCCAGCAGGGCGGCTACGACCAGTACGGCCAGCAGGCGGCGTACGGCCAGCCGGCCGCGGACCCGTACGCCCAGCAGGGCGGCTACGGCCAGCCGGGTGCTCCCGCGGCGGGCCGCGCACTGGCGGCGAGCCTGCAGCTCGACGACGGCTCCAACCGCACCTACTCGCTCAAGCAGGGCGGGAACGTGGTGGGCCGGGGCCAGGACGCGGACTTCCGGCTGCCTGACACCGGGGTTTCGCGCCGTCATCTGGAGATCACCTGGGACGGCCAGAGCGCCACGCTCGCCGACATCGGTTCCACCAACGGGACCACGGTGAACGGCACTCCGGTGCAGACCTGGCAGCTCGCCGACGGCGACGTGATCCGAGTAGGCCACTCGTCCCTGGTGTTCCGAACCCAGGGCTGA